A single region of the Pyricularia oryzae 70-15 chromosome 4, whole genome shotgun sequence genome encodes:
- a CDS encoding carboxylic acid transporter, translating to MASPSQNEPADPIARGVFPAAKQAFGDLFKWKQRVVVTNEVGEQHTEWQSPAPLKNPISLMAQLSAKDWLFFIVGFAAWSADAFDFHALSIQTKKLADYYGTTKTEITTAITLTLLLRSVGAAIFGLAGDKWGRKWPMVVNMIVLGILQIATIYSTTFQQFLAVRALFGLFMGGVYGNAIAMALENSPVDARGLMSGILQQGYSFGYVCAACANLGVGGATDSWKTVFWIAAGISIGVGLIRCCFPESQQFIEARKLGKNKANPVAFWEETKKMLAAEWKLCLYCIVLMTWFNFYSHTSQDSYTTFMLSEKELDNAGASRASILMKAGACVGGTIIGYVSQWLGRRRAIILSALISACLIPAWILPAGERSLSASGFFMQFFVQGAWGVIPIHLNELSPAAFRSSFPGITYQLGNMISSPSAQIVNAIAETNFIRNHKGDIVEAYGPTMGIATAIIAMGIATWTAFGPERKGRKFEQELPAGIADVPREKSIDDDLEAGHGGEKPDATTAEKV from the exons AGGTGGGCGAGCAGCACACCGAGTGGCAGTCGCCGGCGCCGCTCAAGAACCCCATCAGCCTGATGGCGCAGCTGTCGGCCAAGGACTGGCTCTTCTTCATCGTGGGCTTCGCGGCCTGGAGCGCCGACGCCTTTGACTTTCACGCCCTCTCCATCCAGACCAAGAAGCTGGCCGACTACTACGGCACCACAAAGACGGAGATCACGACGGCTATCACCCTGACCCTGCTGCTCCGCAGCGTGGGAGCGGCCATCTTTGGCCTCGCCGGTGACAAGTGGGGACGCAAGTGGCCCATGGTGGTCAACATGATTGTGCTCGGTATTTTGCAAATCGCCACCATCTACAGCACGACTTTCCAGCAGTTCTTGGCCGTGCGAGCCTTGTTTGGCCTGTTCATGGGTGGAGT TTATGGCAATGCTATCGCCATGGCTCTCGAGAACAGCCCAGTAGACGCACGTGGTCTCATGTCGGGTATCCTCCAGCAGGGTTACTCTTTCGGCTACGTCTGCGCAGCATGCGCCAACCTCGGTGTTGGTGGCGCGACCGACAGCTGGAAGACGGTGTTTTGGATCGCCGCCGGAATCTCAATCGGTGTCGGCCTCATTCGCTGCTGCTTCCCCGAGTCGCAGCAGTTCATTGAAGCACGCAAGCTCGGCAAGAACAAGGCCAACCCGGTTGCTTTCTGGgaggagacgaagaagatgCTGGCTGCAGAGTGGAAGCTGTGTCTCTACTGCATCGTGTTGATGACTTGGTTTAACT TCTACAGTCATACTTCTCAGGACAGCTACACCACCTTCATGCTCTCGGAGAAGGAGCTCGACAATGCCGGCGCGTCGCGTGCCTCCATCTTGATGAAGGCTGGAGCCTGTGTTGGCGGCACCATCATCGGCTACGTCTCGCAGTGGCTCGGACGCCGTCGCGCCATCATCCTCAGCGCCCTGATCAGTGCCTGCTTGATCCCGGCCTGGATCCTCCCTGCCGGCGAGCGCTCGCTCTCGGCTTCGGGCTTCTTTATGCAGTTCTTTGTGCAGGGTGCCTGGGGAGTCATCCCCATCCACCTGAACGAGCTGTCGCCAGCCGCCTTCCGTTCGTCGTTCCCCGGTATCACCTACCAGCTGGGTAACATGATCTCGTCGCCGTCGGCCCAGATTGTTAACGCCATCGCCGAGACCAACTTCATCCGCAACCACAAGGGCGACATTGTCGAGGCCTACGGTCCGACCATGGGCATCGCCACCGCCATCATCGCCATGGGCATCGCCACGTGGACGGCGTTTGGACCCGAGCGCAAGGGTCGCAAGTTTGAGCAGGAGCTGCCGGCCGGCATCGCCGACGTCCCTCGTGAGAAGAGCATTGACGATGACCTGGAGGCTGGCCACGGTGGGGAGAAGCCAGATGCTACAACTGCCGAGAAAGTATAA